ATGGTTCCACCCTCACCCGCCAGGATTGGGGAGGAGAGTAGAGCATCTGCTAGACTGGGTCCAGGGGGCACAGTGACCAGATGAGAGCCTGTGCCCTCCTTTCCGTTTAGAGTGTTCACAAATGCAGTCAACTTCTCAGTGTTCACCTCCTATGGAATGAGGACAAGTGAGAACAACAAGGATGaagcataatttaaaaatcaattaatttaaaaattcaacaaatggtaaaaaaaaaatgcaaaattcaaaacaggGCGGAGTGATTAATAAAGcctagaaaaaaaacagctctcaaataaataaataaattaaaatattagtTATTCTTAAAGAAGCATACCAGACCAATAAGTATTTTGATGTGAACACTTAACTAATAGGGCATGGctatcattaaaaatgtttcagtatcAATACCAACTCTGATATCGACTGCTGAACCCATTTACTTtttcaatacaataaaaactgtGGCTTAAACCAGAAAGAAGTACGTGGTGGTGGGAGCGGGTATATTTATTAACTGCACCAGATTATAGACTAATCAGGAAATACCTGACTAAGAACATATGACATTTTAGACAGCCAGTTATCGGTCTGTTGGCTCACAGATGCCAGGATTGACTGCTTATCGCtgttatcagaagaaaaccttgcatctccatttttatcatttttctggCAAATTGTCTGTTGGCCTTCTTATGATGTGTAAATCTCATGAAGAATGGATccaaagaaacggcccaaaatggcttggaaaaaagtctggttccattgaattacattaaaagtagaatattttctttacagaaaaaaagttaccattttggagatttaagCTTTTCTTCTACAACAGTGttatgtacactcaccggccactttattaggtgtttaTAACCTTTAtaacctgttcagttgcttgttaacacaaatagctaaatcggccaatcacatggccgcaactcaatgcatttaggcatgcagaggtggtcaagaccacttgctgaagtgcaaatcgagcatcagaatggggaaaaaaggtgatttaagggactttgaacgcggcgtggttgttggtgccagatgggctgttctgagtatttcagaaactgctgatctactgggattttcacacacaaccatctgggtttacagagaacggtccgaaaaagaggaaatatccggTGAGCGGCAGTtatgtggacgaaaatgccttgttgatgtgagaggtcagaggagaatgggcagactggttccagatgatagaaagacaacaggaactcaaataaccaaccaacatctctgagcttcaacaccttgttgaaagtacaaccccaattccaatgaagttgggatgttgtgtaaaacagaaataaaaacagaatacgatgatttgcaaatccttttcaacctacattcaattgaatacactacaaagacaaataaaaatatttaatgttcaaacggatgaACTTTAttgcctttcagggatgctccctttatacccaatcatgacactcacctgtttccaattaacctgtggaatgttccaaacaggtgcttactgagcattcctcaactttcccaatcttttcttgcccctgtcccaacttctttggaatgttttgcaagcatcaaattcaaaagtgaatatttacaaaaaacaaagcttATCAGTTTGAATATTAACTATCttctctttgtagtgtattcaactgaatatgggttgaaaaggatttgcaaatcgttgtattttgtttttatttatgttttacacaacatcccaacttcattggaattggggttgtatgacacgaaaaattaaggcagttctgaaggcaatgaaacctaataaagtggccggtgagtgtatatttggtACTGAATAACAATTTTTTGATGCTTTGTGGTAAGTAATGATACAATCATGAtcatcattttaatgttttgttctttATGACCTGTAACCTGTTGCATATGGAAGTAATACGTAAAATACAGCATACCGTTGGAATAGGACTTGCCGTTATGACAGAACATTGTTGGCTGTTTAATCCAAGTTTGTGCCCATCACTATTGAGCAAACTCAATCTGATGCATATAGAAACCACTTTAATGAACAGCCAGGCCATTGTAAGCTTTATAACCTAATAAAAGGGCTTTCTTGTGCTGATTACTGTAAACACTGCTCAACTTCAGAATTAGTTACACAAATTCCACACGTATAATcaatgcaaaaagaaaaaacagtcaCCTCCTCTCCAAAATTAATCACATCCACGTTGACCTTCTCTTTCTTCAACCGTTTTGCCAGTTTCACCAGCTGTGAAAGGGATATATTGGAAATTAGAAAAGCAAGGTAACTGCTCACatgcaaagcaagaacaagaACAGTGGCACTAAAATCAgcatattatatacatatgtaaAATCTGTAACGTAACACTGTTGGACCTGGAAAACCCCCAGCACTGAACATGTGTTTTCCTGCCAGTGCTTCAACTCCGGAAGagcaggtgtgttgggagcaggaaaaacaaactaaaatggGCAGTGCAGGGAGTCCTCCAAGTCAAGAACAACAACTGGCATAATACACACACTTACATCCTTCTCATTGTCCTCTACTGGGCTGCCCACAAAAGCAATGATCCTCATCTTGTGGTTCTTGCCCTGTCTGTGCTTCAATGCCAGCTGTAAAGACCCATACACACAGAGAAGCGCCATGAGCAGGTTATTATGTGCATAAGACATGCAGCATATATGAAATTAATGTAGCCCAGTGTAGGTCAGGGGTGCCTGATGCTAGTACAGAAatcaccctgcagagtttagctccaaccctaatctagcacacctgatccaggtaatcaaGGCTTGCAGGGGTATCTGACTATATAAAGCAGGTgtgctggatctgaactctccagggtggcaGGCCTCCAGACCAGGATTGAGCATCCCCTGACGTAGGTCATACTCACATGGGCTATTCTAATGCCAGTACAAAAGCTGATCTTTCCACGGGGCTGAACGGCATGCAGTTTGGAGAGGATGCGCCCCGTGTCCGGTGTAAGAGTAGTCAGGACCTCACAGTTGCTGCGCTcacaaatacattcaaataataGATCGTTATAAGACAAATCAACAATCACTACTACACAGCATGGCTAATGTTAATAATGCACTCACTTGGCCATTGTGATGAGTCCCACATTATTCTCCGGATTGCTGCGGGTCTTGGAGTGACAAACGATATTGACGGCATCTTGCTGTGCCTGTAGTCGGGTGGGCAGAAAATCGCCATTCCTCATGTACTCGCTGTTGTccacactgaaaaacaagaatAACATGGATGAGAATAGTCAAAGCATGTATTGAACCTTTTAGGCCATTAATGTTTGTTACACTACATTCGCACTTCAAAGCAACATGTTTGGTTCAGCCTCTGGAGATGCAAACGAGAGTCTCAGCTTTGCCGTTTCTCATGACTAGAATTCTGAATAGTGGCATTCCAGCCTAAAAACTACAATTCATGTCATTGGTCATATTATGCAGAGTTCTGTAGCACAGCCTTGTATCTCTCAGCTTCATCGGTTTGGAAGAATTCACAATTTGATAGTTTACTCATTACAACGCTCAGCAAGTATTACGTACTGATTCCATATGGAATCAATCACTGCAGTGTCAATCAATCCTGATTGACCATCAGAAATGGGCTTATGCAGGGGAAAACTTGCCCCGTATCAAGTGCATCAGtgttaacatttttgttttaaaatgggaaaaccatcaaaaataaaacaaagaggaCAAATGTGCCCCATATCGGGCCATTGCCTATATACAGATTTAATAAACaagtgttactgtgtttgtgaTTGAAATGTGCTCAGCTCTAGCTGTCCTGATCCTGAGGTAGTCAAACATGCATTGTGATTAGatgcgtgtgcatgtgtaaaGATGATCAGGCCAGTGTGGTGATGGGAAAGATTGAATAAAATATTCCTGATTAGTAATCAATAAACTA
This portion of the Pygocentrus nattereri isolate fPygNat1 chromosome 1, fPygNat1.pri, whole genome shotgun sequence genome encodes:
- the psmd4a gene encoding 26S proteasome non-ATPase regulatory subunit 4a, encoding MVLESTMVCVDNSEYMRNGDFLPTRLQAQQDAVNIVCHSKTRSNPENNVGLITMANNCEVLTTLTPDTGRILSKLHAVQPRGKISFCTGIRIAHLALKHRQGKNHKMRIIAFVGSPVEDNEKDLVKLAKRLKKEKVNVDVINFGEEEVNTEKLTAFVNTLNGKEGTGSHLVTVPPGPSLADALLSSPILAGEGGTMMGLGASDFEFGVDPSADPELALALRVSMEEQRQRQEEEARRAAAQSAAEAGIPTPTADESEDALLKMSVSQPETGVASLPDFSSMTEEEQIAYAMQMSLAGGEFGESMDTGAPMDTAESAKEEDDYDVMQDPEFLQSVLENLPGVDPNNEAIRNAMGSLASQSGTKQDGKKDEEKKK